A region of the Hydra vulgaris chromosome 12, alternate assembly HydraT2T_AEP genome:
TGGGGCAAAGCCAGCTTCATAGCTGGGACTGTATAAACATTAGtgcatattgatatgatatataaaaataagtcaatATGCAATAATGTTTATGCAGTCCCGTACGTAAAACCGGCCTTGGCCACAGTCAAATACCAGCCCCCGTTGTTTACTACTCACAATGATTATCAACTCTTATTACATACTTTGATCCTTCATTTTCCTTAATGTTACACTTAATTCaactaaaaatgtataattgtAAGCATGTTGTACTAAACATCATCTTGCAGTCTCAGTATTAATACGGAGATCACTGGCAATCGTTTTGATAAAATGCCCTGAGAGTCTTTTTCAAGATAACACAAAGGgctattttgataaaatatactCTGGTGCACACCCAGAGTGGATCTTCTTGTGAAATACCTGTTTAGGATAAAAGCTGGGGGTCCTCTTGTGTTTATATTATGCTGAATCATTCATACATAATTATCTAGAAGACATCCATACAACATTTCTTTCACTAATGTACATTTATCTAGCTAATAATACAGatgcttataaaataattaattttactcCAACTCTAATTTCTCTTTTACATATTCCAGTCACGTTATACGTTAACAGTTTAGTTTTTCATGACGATGACTATTAAGGTGGTAGTTGGgtgaaaaaatagtaaaaattgaaaatttcaaggtgaatgttttaaaatctataGGACTCTGtagttagttttatttaaaaaaatacaggaggtaatttttgatttaaatataagcTCACTACTCAAACTTCCATAGCGACGCCCCTAGCAACTACTTTTGGATCACTGAAGGCTTTTAAGTATGTGTTCCTAATACTCTAGAAATCCAGAGTTAGTTGCTGTTAAGTCATtacatcattttataaaaatttaaactgcaTGCAAAAAGTCACCAAACTGATAAGtgattttaaagatgtttattttctcaaaaactgGATAAAGCAATAACTTAATcaatatttgtttatgtttataattattgtttatttgattCAGTTAATTGGTTTTGATATCTTCTTTTTATCTTTCTTTATTATAGTTGAGCATTTTTTCTagaagagaatttttttatttattttcgtcattaaaaaaaaaaaagctttaacaatgtttttacaacataaaaatataacattaaagtttcgaCCGGAGCCGGCAGAAGACAGGgtcttatcatccagccccgttaatataactaaaaaattcagccgataaaaatgaaaaaggaaagtagaaactaaagaaaaaactgatttaacaaTCAATTTActatttgcagaaaaaaaagaagaaaaaaaaaattttttttaattatttttttaaaattattattatttttaattctctattttattctacttttatttttattatacacgcacacacacacacacacatacatgcAAATATAAGTCcgttcatatatacatacaaaaccaaataaattctgttttatattcCATCTACAAATGGcgtaagttataataaatattgcatttacaaattgcgttattattataatatagaatAATATCAAACATGTTTTAAGGGTTAGTGCTAAATAATGTCGTTCAAAAGGACATTTCCGAATTTACTAAAATCGCAGACCTAGAAAAATGTTAACGCATGCGTAATTTTgatgtattttaaaactataaaactatatcaaaatttgaaatccaCCTCGTGCGTTAAGTGTCGTTCGAaagtacatttatttaaaaatgtcttaTTCATCTATTCCtgatattacttttttaatgtttattttcttaagcagttaactttattttatttatttagcttatttttgaaatttgtgcattaatttttgattgtaaAATGAACGAAGATAGCTGCTCTCTCGATTTAGTACATTCAGTGGGGAAGATTCTTTATTATCTTATGTGATTcctaatcatttactaaaagagCACTGGTTTTatgatcttaaaaataatttactattttcAGAACTAATGTTGTCAGTTGAATCTACAGTACCTGTGGTCAAGCATGTTTTTGCCACCTATGCAAATGTTTGTGCAAAAATTGCAGAGCACGAAATGTTGCACACAGTGCATTATGTTGTTACTTGTACAGGTAGCATGGAAAAGAACTTTGAAGGTTggcaaattaattaaataatctgTAGATAAAGTTTTGTCTAACTGTAGCAATTGTTTAACTCTATTTCATGTTTTTCCCCCTGTAACATTGTAATAAAATGAAGTGTAATTTGTTTCATTTAGAATTGTTTAAGAAAGAACACAAGTTGTTTTATGAAGACAAAGATTTTGCCTACACAGGAGTACCATTCATTGTGTCAACACGGACAAAACTTGACTGTCAGCATGGAAAAgaccaaaatattaaaaaaggtcCAGTATAGTTGAcattataatattctttaacatttatatttgtatttatttcataaataacaGATCTGCATTAAGATTTTATCTCATTTAACTTGCATTCGTTTATTTTAATGTGTAGAGTACAGATCACTATTGCCAAAAAAAGTCTTTCTGCAGGATACCAAAAAGTCTTTCTGCAGTCTTTTTCAGTCAGTTTCTTGAGTCTTTCTGCAggataccaaaaaatttaattgctttgccaaggtttatattaaagaaattgttgaatttCCAGAGTTTGAGGTATTGTATTGTTATAGTATTAGtattgttatgttattaatatatactaGTTGATCCGACCCAGATCAactagtatatataataaaaaaatatgggtttttgtaagtctattccacactgaccttttctatacttttttctttatatatatatcctagctttccaGTAAAAAAAGGTGTTAATACTGTATCAGAAATGAGCATCTTGAATTTTTGGTTGATGCAGAATTTACTGCCAatagtaatttataaagtacaaACAAACGTTACTTTCTGATAGATAAGACCATTCGAAATCATATGCTGAATGCAAGAAGAAAGCTTCGCAGATCTTTGATCAAGAATTTTTGACCAAGAATGTTTGCAtgataaagtaaatgaatggcAAATAACTTTTCAAGAAGCAATGATAAAGTTTAGACCAAAAGGTGTAAATATTGCTGATAGGAATGATCCTGAGCTTAAGgattaattgttgtttatttatccAAATATCAAATATGATTTTTGCCAAATATCATTGGCAAAAAAAGATTACTCTTGTGATATGGAActgaccttattttttttgatgcaacATATCGCACAACTAGGTATGCTTTAccgctttttttttaaggttgttAAAACAAACATTGATTATCAGGTTGTAGCTGTTTTTCTGTGTGAAAATGAAACCATATCTGCTATCACAGAAGTGTTATTGTGCATTAAAAAATGGATCCCTTTATTTCaacaaaagttttgtttaactgATTACTCAAATGAAGAAATAAAGATATTGGAATCAGTTTTTCCAGGTGAAGAGTTGctctataatctttttttttaattttttttaatgctaactCAATCATTGCATAAACAAAGTCCAACTGTTTTTCATTAGGGtgtaatgttttaatttgtGACTTTCATTGAGAGCAAGCTCGGGAGAGGTGGCTTTCTAAAACTGCTAATGGATGTTGTGTTGTTAAAGGTGCAGTTAAGTTAAAACTGCATAACATTACTCATGCAACTTCAGAGGAAATTTGCCAAAATGCTGTTGATGCATTAAAAGATTCAGAAGAGTGGAAAAGTAACCCAAAACTAGCAGAGTATTTAAATAGTACTTGGTTATGTAACCTAAAGGTTAGTatatatgttacaaaaaataaaaacattttggttTTTATCCATCCTTTAGCAAGAGtcattaacaataattatttatttactatattttcaaattaatattatttcataataattctattattaataattgttctttaatttattgCAGTAATGTTCCTTTTGCTTGTAGTGTTAATCTTCTGTTTCAGAGATGGGTTCTTTTGCTTGTAGTGTTAATCTTCTGTTTCAGAGATGGGTATTTGCTTTTCGACAACAACGTTTATTGTGAAATATTAATACTAACAATGGTACTGAACGACAAAACCAATTCTTCTCTGACAGCTATGCTTAGTATCTGTATAGAGGAATCTCTTCCTCACAATTACGAAAAGTTAGtcatttatgttaattatgcTACAGCCACTTATATATAAGTACTGctgattacaaaaataaaaagcagtaattatatgtttatttcaaactttcaaaaataatatcgTTGTTACCATTATTGTATTAGTAAACTAAATTAGATTAAATCTGGGCTAACTAGacaatttcttttcttttagctATGTTGATAAAAATAGGAGAGCGCATTCATCTTACAGAAAATATAAGGATAACATTCCAACATTTTTGACAAATCGTCCACAACctttagtaaaaaattgtatgaaaaCGATAGACAAAGTAATAAGCATGGATTTAGTCAGAGTTAGCGCAATAACAGACAGATTATACAATGTTGCTTCATTTCAAGTAATAGTAGAGAAACTTACCAATGCTATCTTGGTGGtgcaaaaaatttgttcatgttcAGCTTGGTTATATAGTGCATATCCGTGCACTATATAACCAAGCAGGTAAGACACACCAGCAGCATGTCGTGAGCTTCTaaatgcaataataaatttgacaCATTTATGTGACTCTCATATAGCAACAGACAAATTGTTTGATGagctttataaatttaaagcaaGCTTTGAAGAAACTCTTAAAAAAGAGCAAGGGGTTGTTCTCCTTCCAGACAAAAAACCAGAAACCTGGATCAAGTCAGATACAAATTTACCACATCTTGTTAATTTTCCTGTTCAACACAAAAGAAAAATGCCAAAAAGAGTTGGTGTAAAATATACGTCATCtccaaagaaaaaaatgaatcttGTATGACTGAAATTTTAACTAATCACATACTTGATGAAAATTGTGAAATGTTTGCAGTACCCAATGAGttgataaaaattgaaagtaGTGAATGTCaagaaaaaatagtattattggATATTTGTCAAGAGTTTGATGAGGCCAACATAGTTAAAGATAATTTCCATCTTATAAGGGATTTGCACTCTATTAGTGATCTAAAATGCTCATTGATTGGAGATTCAGAAAGGAATGGCATAGAAAAAGGGAAAATGCTTAATGACAATGTCATTcacttttttcaacaaattatgTCAATTCAGTTTAACATTAATATTGGTCTGCAAGATCTGATTAAAGGAAAGGTTATGTCTTTTGATATATGTCCAAGCAATCCATTTGTACAAATTCTTCATGATGGAAATCTACATTGGGTTTGCGTTATATGATTGCAAGCCTGgggaaatatatatttttgacagTCTCTTTCAGGGTTCAATAAGTATTGAGACAAAAAGACAAATATGCTCTATCTTACActgccaacaaaaaaaaattgttattaaagttCTACCAATTCAACATCAAACAAATGGTGTAGATTGCGGTCTCTATGCTATTGCGTGGGCTCGACAGGTACTTGAAGCAAACAAGATACCACCAAGTACGCTTATGTTTGAGCAAAGTAAAATGAGGATTCATCTTCTCAACTGTATACTAAACTACCGGTTAGATGTCTTCCCAACTGCCATTACCCCTTCTGTGTTGAGGAGATGTGTAGTTTCCATATTCCTCTACATTGTTCTTGTTGCATGTTTTGGATCCTTGaagatgaacaaatttttaataggtATGTTCCAACttttcaaataatgttttaaacatgATGTTAAACTTGGAGTTGGTGAGGCTCCTTAGTTGTTGCAATGTAAGTCTAGCTTGGAGAAGAAAAACTTTGATATACAATCGATTGATAAATAGTTCATTTTATTTTCTCTAACTTTAGTAGGTGACCGTATTGGCTTTGCATGGTAATGTTATAAATGGTTGTTTCACTATAATTTTTGttagtatatacatataaagttataattagaATCAATTGTtccatttataactttttatttataacaactaATGGATTTGCTTTTGCAGGCAAATGGCTCAATGTTCTACGTGTAAAAATTGGTTTCATCGTGAATGTCAAAAAATTCCACAGTGCATATAAAAAGGAAGATATTTTATGGAACTGTCATAATTGCCAGATGTACACAACAAAAACCTAAGGTTAGATCAGTTAAAAAATGTCACAAGTTGTTAAGGTAATCTGGTATATTAAACTGTTGAAGTTATTGTTGATTACAACTGTTATAGTTATAGTTGTTGAAGTTATATTGTTACAaggttattatatatatgatgatAGATATggagcattatttttttatatacattttcaaTGTTGCAGGTTATACTTTCAAAATctcaattttaatttgaaatattctcggtatattgtttatttataaaaagttttacattttcactaattattaaattttattacattcgGTATGTTTTAGTATTCTATGTTTCTTCTTTATCACtgaattgaaattaaatgaTATTGCTGCATTCTGGCATTTCAATTGCTGTTAATATGATGCATAAACCTATGAAATAATAACAGTTGTTATTGGAAATGCATATAGCTTGGTCATGATACCAGCAATCCAGTTATTGTTATCGGAAATGCATATAGCTTGGTCAATGATACCAGCAATCCAATTTCTGTTGTTGGAAATGAATATagcaaactttttctaaaagtaagttttttttttaagatttttttatatttgaagtgGTATTCTCAAATGCTTAATACATAGTCAAGTAGAAATAAAAGAGGGTAAGGTAATAGTACTTATAATGTAAGGagtggaaattattttttaaatcaaactagGGGTTGTATTTCTTTTTAGTTCAAATAAACGGAAGATGGAATGAATTACCTCTATATTTTATAACTGCTGTTACACTAATTTCTATGAGATGAAATGTGCAAGCTTTATACTATAATGAGGAGTATTACCTCATAGTATAAAGCTTGATCAGTTATACATACATTGATCAGTTCGAGTTCAGGGATACAGTTTCTTTGTttataccaaataaaaatttattaataatgtgGTGTAAATGAGGCCGGTGttggtaaaaattaaaaaaaataagttaataaacttGTATTAAGCATTTAAAACTATGCTATGATCGACTTATAGTGTCTCAATATATATtgcacaataaaaatttaattttttatttttagctaacAGTCATTATTGGCGCCATGACCTGCAAGTTTTACGTATAAATCTGTTATCACAGTCCCGTGCTGCACCATCGCTCCAGTGTTTAGTCTGATTTGCTCTAGCAATTTATTTATGAGTAGTTATAACATGAATGTTAAATGagtttaacataaatatatggAATCTTgtgtaaaagtttttactgtgtaaataacaaaatagtaaaTTCAGTTAACAAAGTGAGAGCGACGTGGGTGTTTTTTTCCTGACCAGATatcaaatgcaaaaaatatttataacaaatta
Encoded here:
- the LOC136089122 gene encoding uncharacterized protein LOC136089122: MLSVESTVPVVKHVFATYANVCAKIAEHEMLHTVHYVVTCTGSMEKNFEELFKKEHKLFYEDKDFAYTGVPFIVSTRTKLDCQHGKDQNIKKGPVVAVFLCENETISAITEVLLCIKKWIPLFQQKFCLTDYSNEEIKILESVFPEQARERWLSKTANGCCVVKGAVKLKLHNITHATSEEICQNAVDALKDSEEWKSNPKLAEYLNSTWLCNLKRWVLLLVVLIFCFRDGYLLFDNNVYCEILILTMVLNDKTNSSLTAMLSICIEESLPHNYENYVDKNRRAHSSYRKYKDNIPTFLTNRPQPLVKNCMKTIDKVISMDLVRVSAITDRLYNVASFQVIVEKLTNAILVVQKICSCSAWLYSAYPCTI